AACATGTTTTCGGTAAGAGAATTGATTCTAACCAAAAGACATGACATGTACCGATGCACGAATAGTTAAAGGCAGGTCCCTATCGAACACTAAATCTTGAACGACAACTTATGTCACCATACGACCTGCAATTATCCCAACCGTTACCTATGTATGTATAAACACTAGACAGTCTAATTACTTTCAATGGACCAAACTTTCTGAAGATGACATCAATACGATAGTTTAAGTTAGATGAATTATGTATTTAACACATCTCACGCCCGGTGCATTCCGTCGGCAACCATACATATCATTTACGCTTCAATCGTGGTCATCTactattcttttttctttttgtaggaCGTCTTTCCATTTAATCCATTCATAAATCTGATTACCAGTCTAGGCCATATACTGATATGATATAGTAGAATGTAACTATGGTAAGTTCATATCTAACAGTAGGTTGACTACACATGCATATATCGGGATAGCCTTTAGAATCTTAATCGATATCTTGCCTAATTCTATATCTATGATACGAATAAAAAATTGTCGACATGTCCATGAATAGAAAGGGGAAAAGTCAAACAATAAATGTAGACATAACAGTAAATGTTGTTGACGGAACATGGAGATGCGTGGAGAAGAAAGAAGTGTGACGAAGAAAGGAAGAGTTGATGCATAAACGTGTTGTGAACATTCAATAAGAAAGAAGGGCCTGGACCATTTGAAAATGTGTTCTCGTGTGAGTTTCTATCTCCCTCTGTTGCTAGCTAGCTTTCTAGTTATACTGACTCTCTCCACTTTTCGTTTGACCTTTTAATCTCTAGGTCTTACTCCTTTACACTTTTTAGGTTTCTTCCTCGTTGGGTTGTTTctaaatatatcattaatattttttgaacaggGTCTATAACTAATTTGAGACGGCTCTGAGTTATTACTACGTAGtagtaaatattctttttacGTCAAACACGTAGTAGTGTATATGcctatattttgttttttgctaAGATGTATATGCCTATATGGTgcgtaataataattattttctatgaAACGATATATTCATGTGAATGAAAAAATATCCACGTAGAATGACAAGGTAATCTTAAACATACGTCATATATGATTTGATTGTAGATATACTGGTTCGTTAAATATACGCATCATTTAAATTTGCTTGTATTTTGGTTCGTTAGTTATACGCATCAGAACCTAAAATCTGTATCGACGTACTGAGGTAGTGACTCAAATGACATAACTGGATGTTGAGGTTTTGAAGTTATCCAAATCATAGAAGTGGATAACATcgtcattaaaaaaaaagactcgtATTCGTGTACGCATACACGTTGTTGAACATTCTAAACATCTAGAAAGTCAACATCGGTCCATTCCTTTTCAATGTGTTATCCTATTTTGGCATTTGCTTTGGACTGTCTCGGCTTTGATTCTTCCTACTTTTGAATATAATATCACCGCTGTTTTTACTTTCATTAACTACATATACTCCAAAATCtatatggtttttttttgtctactaGTAGCATACTATGCGCCCTGGATTTTGTCACTGAAAAATTGTGTATATAGTAGATCCTGCTCAGTTATAAACCCTAGCTGAGGTTGCATATATATATCCTGCTCAGCGACAATCACGCAAAGTGTCAACGCCAATAAGTATGCAACGAAGTTCTGTACCGGTAATATCGCAGCGTGTAGAGtatgtaaaccaaaaaaaaaaaatcattcatgTCATCGTCAAGCGTTTCACCCtgaaaaagtaaaacaaaattaggataaactaattttaaattctaattCAACTTAGAGACCCTTTAACTTATATCCTGGTTTATATCTTAGAATTTATTGATTAGATTCATATCTAACAATAACTTATTAAAGACAAAAGTCATCTGCATCCCTCTTTGCATGTGTCTTCTTTTTTCTACTAAAAgaaattttggtattttataataatctaatattccctctgtttcataatacttaATGTTTTGTTATAgtgcataaaaattaaaaaaataatttttaatgcttttttaaatatataatattaaaaccaGTTAACCaatgataaaaatattgtaaaatctaattggttaaaaaaatttcaaaaaagaaagttaaaagTTACTTTAATATCTCAAAGTTtcaagtaatttaaaataaaataattcttctaaaacatcatctatattGAGATGGATGAAGTATATCCTAGTTACTAATTAGACAATTCGGTTATTTTGAACTGCATGTCCGAAATTCGAAATCTAAAGATTAGAATTTCGTAAAATTCGTTTTTCTTGCGGATATTTATGTGATATCTAGGCAGCTCTTTCTATACCGGGCTTGCTAATGAGCCGATATCGATATATTGTTACCAATTCAAAAAACTGCACTGGTCTTCAATACAGCCAAATGGAACACAGGTGTGGCATGCATGAACCAAAACAAGTAACCAAACAGTTCAAAGAGCTGTTCTCATAAATATAACGTCAGTGCCCGAACGTGTGACCAACTAGCTACTCATTCAAACTGTATATGTTAAAACCAAGCTGGGTGGGCCTAGCTGCAATGGAGGGGTGGCAGTTGACCCAGTGAAATCGtcagaaaacaaataattgtaAGTGCTTTTCTCGAGTAATTGGTAGTTCAAGTGGTAATAACTTCACATTGCACCCATTGGTTTCAGCTTCACGTTCTAGCTAGTCTCTTAAACTCATAATCATGCTACCACTTTAAATTTAATCCCTCAGTTCAGAGAAAtgacttttgaaaattttgccGCTCAATACAAAGAGAACAAACAGAGTTACCTACTCAAATTAACATAACGCGGCAATATAAGTGAGACTGGTGCAGGTAGGTGACTAACGAGAAAATGCATGTTGACTATATCTTTTAATGGTCCAATTACAATtatctaatttctttttattttctttttccctttgaagaaataaaattaatacattGAACAAAGAATCTAATGGAAGAGAAACGTGCATGCAAATGTTGCGGAAAGTATTATTATTGTAGGTGACTAACGAGAAAATGCATGTTGACTATTGGTCCATATTACAATTATCtaatttctttttccttttgaagaaataaaattaatacaCTGAACAAAGAATCTAATGGAAGAGAAACGTGCATGCAGATGTTGCGGAAAGTATTATAATTGGTGAGGTAGTTAACGGCATGCCGATTTCGTTGAATGTTTGCTTAAAGTACGTTACCCAAACCCTTTTTCATTTAATCTTGGTTTTTTTTCTACGTAGTTATCATACATTTTATGCTTTGTGCTTAAACATACAGCTTTCCACAACCACCACACAATTTATAACATTTAACAACCCTTCATACCAAAGATAACAATGCTAGCGTAGATTTTGAATATGTTACCTAACTTTGAACAATCAATTTCTAGCAAGAACATTATGCTAATCATTAGATCATTATTAAGATATATCGGGGTTTAATATTAGTTCGGGTACGTATTTTAAATGAGAAATTAATTGGATATCACTCTTGACTACGACGGCTcttgtaattgtttttttttctttttgtaaaattcAGGATATTTTACTGAAGGAATCATAACCATAACTATTTTTCAGACATTTCCTGCATAATAGGTGGAATCTGTACTATTGGGTGAGCTCATTAACTAAAATTGTAGATATACCACAGAAAGAAAACGTCAGATGGTGAAATATACAATTTCTTGCAAAATCACATGGCCTCTCTAATAATTCAACATGCCAAACTTTGGTCTAAATTTATGAACAAATTCATCATCTCCAATCAGTTGATCACACACAGCTTATTCTCATAATGTACTGTTTCTACTGATGAAGCAAGCATATATGATGCATCTAGCCTAGATGCAACATAACTACAAAATGCTTTCTAgttataatatttgtaaaaacatatatgatcatCTTTTTGGAGAAGTACGTATACCTATAAGGAGAAGATACATAATGTTCGTAGACAACGCTACAGTTAAAACGCATACCATAACGATCAAACCAGGTGACCTAGTAGTGATATATCCATCTAGCAATTTCAGACAAAAAGACTTTTAACTAGGTATGGTATATCCTGGTTTGattggttgttttttttttcttaaatgtaAATCGTAACGACCCACCTATATTTGCTTAAATGGATTTTCATGTAGCCCATCAACGAACAAACAGGATAAATCATTTGATATCTATACATGGAGACTAAAGCGTAGACCCATTTAAAATCTCCATTATAACTCATGGGCCCTTTGAGTCAAAGCCTGAAGAAGCCCATATGAACACTTTTTTCTGAAAGCATTTGGGTGAATCAAATTGCATTTGACACTTTTTGAGTGCTTTTTCAGGGTTAATCAAATCGCAAATTAATTAATTCTAACAACACAATCCACGATTACAGTTGAAGATTCTTAAATTGAAACAATCAAAAAATTTTCACTTTGAAATAATCATAGAGATTACTGTAATTTTTGGCGGCCTACAATAAAAGAATATCATACACAAAAAGTAAAATGtcgaaaaagaagaagaaaaagtggTGCGCATGTGCTTGGaaactttatttttgtttacctTTGTTCGATTCGTCGTTTCTCAGCCGTCCATCCATAACAGATCAGACTTGTTCGGTTATCATTGGTTTGTGGAGGGAGCGCGAAACCCTAATTGCATTGCATCGAATCGCAGAAAGTTTGCTTATCCCTTTTTCACTGGTAATcaaaaaaagattgaaactttcCTTTTCCCCTTTTCACTATATAATTCCTTTCAACGAAGCCACCTTTAGGGTTTATCACTCGTTTCATCATCCGATCCATTTACGATGGCGGAAGAGAGGAGCTTGAACGGCGACGCGACGACGGTTCAGGAGGACGACAGTTTCCTCGATTCCGACGGCGGAAAGTCGGCGGGAAAGATCGGAGATCTCGAGTCTCGGAATCAGGAGTTAGAGCGGGAGAAGGGCGAGATCAGCAAGAGAATCGAGGCTCTGACGGCGGAGGTCGAGGAGATGAGAGGAGCGGAGGCCAAGGCGAGGCGTAAGATGGgggagatggagagagagatcgaCAAatcggaggaggagaagaaggttCTGGAGGCTATCGCGGAGAGATCATCGGAGCTCGAGACGGAAAAGGCGAGGCTTCGGGATGAGCTCGTCGCGGCTCAGAGGGAGAGGGAAGAGGCTGAGAGTGAGGCGAAGAAGCTCAGGGACGAGATTGCTCAGAAGAGGGATGGGATTGAGGAGGTGGAGAAGGAGGTTGTTGCGTTGAGGAGTGGGAAGGAGGAGAACGAGAAGAGGATGAAGGAGTTGGAAGGAAAGCTGGGTGCTTTGGAGGCGAAGGAGTTGGAGGAGAGGAACAAGAAGGTGAGAGCGGAGGAAGAGATGAGGGACAGGATTGATAACAAGGAGAAGGAGGTTGATGAGTTGAAGGAGAAGATCAAAGGTTTGGAATCTAATGTTACTGAAGGGAAAGCAGAGTTGGAGAAGTGGAGAACGGAGAAGAAGGTTGTGGAGGATTCGTTGAGAGAGTCTGAGAAGAGAGTGAGGGATATGGAATCGGAGATTGTGGAGCTGGAGAGACAGATGGATGAGTCTGAGAAGATGATCAGTGGGTTGAAGAACATGGTTGAGCAGCCGGTGAATGGCGTGGAGGTTAGTAGTAGGTCTTGGTCTCCGACGACTGCTGCTGTGAGTGGTGGTTATGGTGGAGCTTTGGCTGCTGTTGGGGTTGCAGTTGCGGGAGCAGCTGTTGTCTTCTATGTTTACCGCTCGAAGAAGGCTTAATTCTCTCGGAGGTAGAAgttgattttgtttgtttttggaGTGTTTCTTACGATACCTATCTTTGTTATATTTGCTTTTGAGAATGTGATTTGATTTCACACAACTTAGGAgtcttttctttatattatgTGTTTGCTTACATCTTTCTATACAAATATTCTCAGCAACAATCAAAAGAGATTGAAAAAATAACCAGAGGGTTAAGCCAGAGGAATTGAAAGAAAGgatatataaaacataacttaaaaaacttggtgggatatcttctctGTTTACTTCACATGGAAGGCTGATCTTCATCTAGTTAGATGATGAGGATGCCTTGAGAAGTTCTAGTATTTCACAACAGCTCTTCCACCATGGCGTTGCCGTCTCACCGGCCCCTAGGAGTGGCTGCAATTGTCAAAAGAAACAAGCATAAGATTCTCTATCTCTCCCACCTAATCTAATTTTGTTCcaatatatgtgtgtgttttttattCCAACCTGATTGTCTGTGGACATGGGTAAGTCACGGTCTGCGGTTGTGGTGGCTGAGGAGTCGGCGCTACCACCGGCAAACTGTGAAACAGCTCCGACGATCTTGGACGAGACTTGACCTTTATTCTCCTCCAAATTGTGCAGCAGAGATTTGGCTCCATCTATGCCTCTTGAGACAACATTGTCCACTGCATCCTTTAAGACATCGGTTTTGGCGACTTCACCGAGAGCAGAGGTGGCCTTTTCCAAAATGGAGCCAGACATTTTGTTTGTTGCTCCTCTGCCTCTGTAGTGTGTTTAACGTTAAGAAGCAGGGGATTATGAGAAAGATGAAGATATATATAATGAGGAGAAGGTTGAGAGAACAAAGCCAATTCTTAGCTGTCCAAATTGGTCGCCGCTGTTGCAACGACCTAAAACCTGACCTGCTATATCTAATCTTTAACACTTAATATagaattttgattagttttttttgtttgtgtggaGAAGACGACATCATCTGAAAACGATAACTACTATTAACTATTTATAAGATCACCATTTtcagatttaaggtttaggttTTTAGGCTTGGTTGAGGTTTTGGTATGTAATCTAGACTTCAACCAAAAGCATATTCTGGAGCTTAACCAAACCAAGCATTGGTAAACTGAAAACCAGACTTATTTAATCATCGCTGCATCCACTGTTGGAGTTTGAAGAAAACGATTTTGTAATAACACAACACACTACGTTGAAAGTCTTAACTGAATAAACACAACATATCCTCTCCTCTGTTGTCTTCTCTTACTGATGCACACAACCTTAAGTTTGCATGTTAAAATAGTTGAGTTGGGCTAACAATTGAGTAACGCTTAGTGGGCTTAGTCCAGCAATTGAAGCCCATTCACCATTAAAGCCCGATCCATGCTAAAACCCTCCTTCCTCCCCCCAGTTGCTCTAGCCAGAGAGTCACGACACGACCATCTTTCTCCTCTGCTTCTCTCAGACAAACGGACACACACACTCTCTCAGGCTCAGCAGATGGAGATGAATCATCCTTCGTCGCGTTACAGTTACGAACCAGTGTTGCGATGGGATCCTGAAGTTGAAGACTACTTCAATAAAGCTTACGGACCTGACCACTTTGCTCGAATTTCAAAGGCTCTCACGTACTTTAACCTTTCCTATCAATTCCTCTTTTGATGCAATCATTGATTTGCTTTCCTCTTCGTTATTGTGTGCATACCCATTCGTGTGAGcttattaatatatacattcCCACATATTTGGTGACAATACGGATCATTAGTGTTTTGGGGGTTTCGAGCTGTGTTTTTGGTTTTCTGAGCTCTTTTTCTCTCACATTATGTCTTCTTTATACCATAGTAACTAATTTGACAAAAATGCCTCACTTTTCTTCTTAGTTCTGGCACTAGTTAGTGTTGCTACATTTTGTCCTATTTAACAGTGTTTGTTTGTTCCATTCCATGTTTAGGCGTCCATCTTGCTACTCCTGCATTCGGGTGAACACAGTTAAAACCACAAGCGACGCGGTTATTGAGAAGCTTACGAAGATCTTAAACGACTCCGAGGATGGGTTGAAGCTAGTGCAATCCCCTATCTCCAAGTGTCAGATTCCTGGTTTGGAATACGTTGTTTTCGTCAATGGTTCAGGCCCACATAGAATTGAATATGGCTCTAGCCCTGAAAACCCTCCCAAGGAGGTACTTGTGAGCAGGAAGTGTGCTGAAGCAGTCCTCAGAGGAGCCCAGGTTAGACTCCCTTTTATCTTTCCAGTAAAACAATGAACTGCGGAGGAAAGGAAAGAAGTTATATTTACtctcttatgttttttttggtgtaGGTCTATGTCCCAGGTGTACTGGCTTGCACTGCTCATGTTGAGAAAGGAGATGCAGTTGCCGTCTGTGTTGCTATGGAACAACCTAATGATGAAGGTGACTGGAGTGTTAATATGACTCGTGGCACCACCCTTCAGGGTCAACCCACAGGCAAGCATCACACTTCTTCCTTCTGCTTTGGTCTTCGCATTATGGTCAAATAATACACTCTGTGGAATGCATTTATACATCAACAAACAAACCTTGAAAAATACTTTATAAGGTCTTTTTTGGGGTCACGTTAAGATATTTTGAGCTTAAACAGTTGACAAGTGCCGTAGTGTTATTGTAGATCCTTTCTACTGTGAACGCAGTGGACTATATATTGGCATGGGAACAGCTATGTTGTCAAGGGCTGGCATGTTTCGTGTTTCTCATGGAGTTGCGGTCGATTTGAACAACAGAGTTTTCAGATTGCCTTCTTTTCATAGTAAAGCTTCTTCATCTTGCCCTAAGTTTGCTATTCTACTTAAGACTCTCAGTATCTTATTTCATCATGGGGGGTATTAATCGCACATTGTTGTTTTGGCTCCTTTAGATGTCCTGGAGGGagaaatatttcttcaaaaCTTGCCAAGTATTGTTGCTGCTCATGCTCTTGGTAAGTGAATTATTTTAACTCTACACCATGCTTATACCTTCATCCACACTTGTATATACAGTAGTTTTCATAAATCCATACATAGTAGATAGATATGGATGGGGTTGCAAGTCTGAGGAAATTTTATACTTAACTGTTGTCTTGGCCGCCTAGATCCTCAGAAAGGGGAGAGAATATTAGATATGTGTGCAGCACCGGGAGGGAAGACTACTGCAATAGCTATACTTATGAATGATGAAGGAGAGATAGTGGCAGCAGATAGATCTCATAACAAAgtacattttctttttctttttaattacatataataaCCTTTTGAATTCCTCACATAATTTATTGAAACAGTCATGATTTCAATTGGTGTTTTTACTCGCTGACCTGTTTACATTGAGGGCTAggaaaaacacaaaacaaaattacCTGCTTTTAATTAGTCCGTctactgtctttttttttttttttaaaaggtgcTGGATGTCCAGAGATTGTCTGCTGAGATGGGCTTAACTTGCATAACAACATGTAAATTGGATGCGCTAAAATCTGTTTGTCTTCCAAACACGCTCAGTGATTCAACAACATCAAACGGTGACATCAGTGGTTCTGTGACCAGCCATTCTGAATTATTATCAAACGAGGGAATGGTACCTCATGCTTCAAGAAAATCTGAGGCTGAAAACTCGTACGAGAAAAATGGTAATTTGTTTTCTTCGAAATATTAGCCTCTGTGTTCGCTTAGTCATTACTTAAGGATCACGCAGATAACTTAATTGGCATCTGTAGTCCATATTCTCGTGCCTATGGTTGTGTGTATAAATGCAAAGCGCTATATATTAATTCCagtagttttaaatttttaataaataagctGAATCTTAATTTTATCATCCATATTTCAGCGAGCACTGAACAGCCAAATGGAGGGGATAACATTAGCCAATCTGAAATCAGGAAGAATAAGGGAAGGCTGAAAAATGGACGCGGAAGAACTCAAACCCAAGGTGGAAGGGCTGGCAAGTCACAAGGTTTCCCGCCTAATAGTTTTGATAGAGTCCTTTTAGATGCTCCTTGTTCTGCTCTTGGCTTAAGACCTCGCCTTTTCGCTGGACTGGTAAGGTCAATTCAAAACTTGATCTGTCAGTGTAAACTTCTACTTGTGTCAGCAACTATCCTAGTACTTGTGTCAACATATGGGATAGCCTTAGCTTAATCAATTGTATGTGGCAGATATGTTATTTCCTAGTAATTTGTTggatataatataaatactgTTATACACTaagtccaaaaatatttatataagtgtTAACTGTTTGTAGTAATTCGGAGTAGTCTGtgtttcttccttcttcctttTTGAAGATTGTTCAAAGTGTGCTGACTTGGGAATGAATTTGCCAACTGCTATTTCTTGTAGGAGACTGTAATATCTTTGAGAAACCATGGAAGGTACCAGCGTAAAATGTTTGACCAGGCTGTTCAATTGGTTCGCGTTGGTGGAGTTCTCGTATACTCAACGTAAGTATgcaat
The Raphanus sativus cultivar WK10039 chromosome 1, ASM80110v3, whole genome shotgun sequence DNA segment above includes these coding regions:
- the LOC130509492 gene encoding peroxisomal and mitochondrial division factor 2-like — protein: MAEERSLNGDATTVQEDDSFLDSDGGKSAGKIGDLESRNQELEREKGEISKRIEALTAEVEEMRGAEAKARRKMGEMEREIDKSEEEKKVLEAIAERSSELETEKARLRDELVAAQREREEAESEAKKLRDEIAQKRDGIEEVEKEVVALRSGKEENEKRMKELEGKLGALEAKELEERNKKVRAEEEMRDRIDNKEKEVDELKEKIKGLESNVTEGKAELEKWRTEKKVVEDSLRESEKRVRDMESEIVELERQMDESEKMISGLKNMVEQPVNGVEVSSRSWSPTTAAVSGGYGGALAAVGVAVAGAAVVFYVYRSKKA
- the LOC108844053 gene encoding uncharacterized protein LOC108844053 — encoded protein: MSGSILEKATSALGEVAKTDVLKDAVDNVVSRGIDGAKSLLHNLEENKGQVSSKIVGAVSQFAGGSADSSATTTADRDLPMSTDNQPLLGAGETATPWWKSCCEILELLKASSSSN
- the LOC108843913 gene encoding rRNA (cytosine-C(5))-methyltransferase NOP2C, whose protein sequence is MEMNHPSSRYSYEPVLRWDPEVEDYFNKAYGPDHFARISKALTRPSCYSCIRVNTVKTTSDAVIEKLTKILNDSEDGLKLVQSPISKCQIPGLEYVVFVNGSGPHRIEYGSSPENPPKEVLVSRKCAEAVLRGAQVYVPGVLACTAHVEKGDAVAVCVAMEQPNDEGDWSVNMTRGTTLQGQPTDPFYCERSGLYIGMGTAMLSRAGMFRVSHGVAVDLNNRVFRLPSFHNVLEGEIFLQNLPSIVAAHALDPQKGERILDMCAAPGGKTTAIAILMNDEGEIVAADRSHNKVLDVQRLSAEMGLTCITTCKLDALKSVCLPNTLSDSTTSNGDISGSVTSHSELLSNEGMVPHASRKSEAENSYEKNASTEQPNGGDNISQSEIRKNKGRLKNGRGRTQTQGGRAGKSQGFPPNSFDRVLLDAPCSALGLRPRLFAGLETVISLRNHGRYQRKMFDQAVQLVRVGGVLVYSTCTINPSENEAVVRYALDKYKFLSLAPQHPRIGGPGLVGRCEFPDGYVEEWLKPGEDKMVQKFDPSSELDTIGFFIAKFSVGPKD